From the Ursus arctos isolate Adak ecotype North America unplaced genomic scaffold, UrsArc2.0 scaffold_36, whole genome shotgun sequence genome, one window contains:
- the LOC113269727 gene encoding nascent polypeptide-associated complex subunit alpha-like, with protein MEKESFTRSPRTKTSGQEQSGLSESQIRIWSQESPQLTSQKLPEAKALSCCHRNADLQESKNILFVITKPDVYKSPASDTYIVFGEAKIEDLSQQAQLAAAEKFKVQGEAVSNIQENTQTSTVQEENEEEEVDETGVEVKDIELVMSQANVSRVKAVRALKNNSNDIVNAIMELTM; from the exons ATGGAGAAGGAGTCCTTCACAAGGTCTCCAAGAACTAAAACCTCTGGACAA GAGCAGAGCGGGTTATCCGAATCACAGATCAGGATTTGGTCCCAGGAGAGCCCCCAACTGACCTCACAGAAGCTCCCTGAAGCTAAAGCCCTTTCCTGCTGTCACCGAAATGCTGACCTGCAG GAATCTAAGAATATCCTCTTTGTCATCACAAAACCAGATGTCTACAAGAGCCCAGCTTCAGATACCTACATAGTTTTTGGGGAAGCCAAGATCGAGGATTTATCTCAGCAAGCACAACTAGCAGCTGCTGAGAAATTCAAAGTTCAAGGTGAAGCTGTCTCAAACATTCAAGAAAACACACAGACTTCAACTGTACAAGAGGAGAATGAAGAGGAAGAGGTTGATGAAACCGGTGTAGAGGTTAAGGACATAGAATTGGTCATGTCACAAGCAAATGTGTCAAGAGTAAAGGCAGTCCGAGCCCTGAAGAACAACAGTAATGATATTGTAAATGCTATTATGGAATTAACAATGTAA